One window from the genome of Drosophila albomicans strain 15112-1751.03 chromosome 2L, ASM965048v2, whole genome shotgun sequence encodes:
- the LOC117565086 gene encoding uncharacterized protein LOC117565086 isoform X2 encodes MVFGVRNLLCVTILAVLASTGYAIHCYNCDSLFNSKCGQKFEAEAGNLFDCSRVTPPRHLSQYFQVRNATGCMKKVLEGLPGHQQIIRSCYYGDVNNKQGCQPDTNLPLVKELACDICTKDNCNGSGSLAPIAGAIILFFGVARLLA; translated from the exons ATGGTGTTCGGTGTAAGGAATCTGTTGTGTGTAACCATTCTAGCAGTCTTGGCCAGCACGG GCTACGCTATCCATTGCTATAACTGTGACTCGCTATTCAACTCTAAGTGTGGACAGAAGTTCGAAGCTGAAGCGGGCAATTTGTTTGACTGCAGTCGCGTTACTCCTCCTCGTCATCTCTCCCAATATTTCCAAGTTCGCAATGCCACAGGCTGCATGAAGAAGGTTCTGGAAGGTT TGCCCGGTCATCAACAAATTATACGTAGTTGTTACTATGGCGATGTGAACAACAAGCAAGGATGCCAACCGGATACAAATCTGCCTTTGGTCAAGGAGTTGGCTTGTGATATCTGCACCAAGGATAATTGTAATGGTTCCGGCTCCTTGGCTCCCATTGCCGGTGCAATAATCCTGTTCTTCGGTGTGGCCCGTTTGTTGGCTTAA
- the LOC117565086 gene encoding uncharacterized protein LOC117565086 isoform X1: protein MVFSVRNLLGLTILAVLASTGYAIHCYNCDSLFNSKCGQKFEAEAGNLFDCSRVTPPRHLSQYFQVRNATGCMKKVLEGLPGHQQIIRSCYYGDVNNKQGCQPDTNLPLVKELACDICTKDNCNGSGSLAPIAGAIILFFGVARLLA from the exons ATGGTGTTCAGTGTAAGGAATCTGTTGGGTCTAACCATTCTGGCAGTATTGGCCAGCACGG GCTACGCTATCCATTGCTATAACTGTGACTCGCTATTCAACTCTAAGTGTGGACAGAAGTTCGAAGCTGAAGCGGGCAATTTGTTTGACTGCAGTCGCGTTACTCCTCCTCGTCATCTCTCCCAATATTTCCAAGTTCGCAATGCCACAGGCTGCATGAAGAAGGTTCTGGAAGGTT TGCCCGGTCATCAACAAATTATACGTAGTTGTTACTATGGCGATGTGAACAACAAGCAAGGATGCCAACCGGATACAAATCTGCCTTTGGTCAAGGAGTTGGCTTGTGATATCTGCACCAAGGATAATTGTAATGGTTCCGGCTCCTTGGCTCCCATTGCCGGTGCAATAATCCTGTTCTTCGGTGTGGCCCGTTTGTTGGCTTAA
- the LOC117565086 gene encoding uncharacterized protein LOC117565086 isoform X3 yields the protein MVFSVRNLLGLTILAVLASTGYAIHCYNCDSLFNSKCGQKFEAEAGNLFDCSRVTPPRHLSQYFQVRNATGCMKKVLEVPGHQQIIRSCYYGDVNNKQGCQPDTNLPLVKELACDICTKDNCNGSGSLAPIAGAIILFFGVARLLA from the exons ATGGTGTTCAGTGTAAGGAATCTGTTGGGTCTAACCATTCTGGCAGTATTGGCCAGCACGG GCTACGCTATCCATTGCTATAACTGTGACTCGCTATTCAACTCTAAGTGTGGACAGAAGTTCGAAGCTGAAGCGGGCAATTTGTTTGACTGCAGTCGCGTTACTCCTCCTCGTCATCTCTCCCAATATTTCCAAGTTCGCAATGCCACAGGCTGCATGAAGAAGGTTCTGGAAG TGCCCGGTCATCAACAAATTATACGTAGTTGTTACTATGGCGATGTGAACAACAAGCAAGGATGCCAACCGGATACAAATCTGCCTTTGGTCAAGGAGTTGGCTTGTGATATCTGCACCAAGGATAATTGTAATGGTTCCGGCTCCTTGGCTCCCATTGCCGGTGCAATAATCCTGTTCTTCGGTGTGGCCCGTTTGTTGGCTTAA